The Priestia koreensis genomic interval TCGATAACTTCTAACTCTTCTTCTTCATCATCGTCGTCATCGTAGTCTAAGTCTTCTTCTTCGATTTCGTCTAATTCTTCTGCATCATCAAACTCATCGAACTCATCTTTAACAGGTGCTTTTTTACCTTTTTTCTTTTTCGGTTTTGCAACTTGTACCGTGTCGTCTTCGACTTGGTCAAACGGGTACCAATCTCTTAATCCCCAACGATTTTCACCAACCGATACAAAACGGCCATCAATATTTAAATCTGTATAAAATTGAGCGATTGTTGCTTTCACTTGATCTTGTGTAAGCTCCAAATAGTCAATAATTTGATCTAGGATTTCTTTGAATGAAATAGCTGTACGATCTGTTCTTTCTGCTAGAATATCATAAGCCAATTCAATCATGGACATTTCTTTAATCTCTTCTTTTGAGTATTGTGCTAGACTCAAACTGG includes:
- the rpoE gene encoding DNA-directed RNA polymerase subunit delta produces the protein MPSLSLAQYSKEEIKEMSMIELAYDILAERTDRTAISFKEILDQIIDYLELTQDQVKATIAQFYTDLNIDGRFVSVGENRWGLRDWYPFDQVEDDTVQVAKPKKKKGKKAPVKDEFDEFDDAEELDEIEEEDLDYDDDDDEEEELEVIDGDAFEGEDIVDDDEEEYDIEEEELDEEFEEEEEEDDLEEK